A DNA window from Arachis duranensis cultivar V14167 chromosome 3, aradu.V14167.gnm2.J7QH, whole genome shotgun sequence contains the following coding sequences:
- the LOC107478528 gene encoding ATPase 8, plasma membrane-type-like isoform X1, whose translation MASDITFEDLKNENVDLENIPVDEVFKALKCNREGLSSEEGQKRLSIFGPNKLEEKKESKILKFLGFMWNPLSWVMEAAAIMAIVLANGGGKPPDWQDFTGITVLLIINSTISFIEENNAGNAAAALMAGLAPKTKVLRDGKWSEQEAEILVPGDVISIKLGDIVPADARLLEGDPLKIDQAALTGESLPVTRHPGEEVFSGSTCKQGEIEAVVIATGVHTFFGKAAHLVDSTNNVGHFQKVLTAIGNFCICSIAVGMLVEIVVMYPIQHRAYRDGIDNLLVLLIGGIPIAMPTVLSVTMAIGSHRLSQQGAITKRMTAIEEMAGMDVLCSDKTGTLTLNKLTVDKQLIEVFPSGMDVNTVVLYAARASRVENQDAIDASIVGMLSDPKEARAGITEVHFLPFNPVDKRTAITFIDSNGNWHRSSKGAPEQIIELCDLKGEVLKKAHTIIDQFADRGLRSLGVARQTVSEKTKESAGEAWEFLGLLPLFDPPRHDSAETIRRALDLGVNVKMITGDQLAIGKETGRRLGMGTNMYPSSSLLGGSKDEAIATIPVDELIEMADGFAGVFPEHKYEIVKRLQDRKHIVGMTGDGVNDAPALKKADIGIAVADATDAARSASDIVLTEPGLSVIISAVLTSRAIFQRMKNYTIYAVSITIRIVLGFLLVALIWKFDFSPFMVLVIAILNDGTIMTISKDRVKPSPVPDSWKLNEIFATGVVLGTYMAVTSACFFYIIHDTTLFSKHFGVSDISTSEEQLNSALYLQVSIISQALIFVTRSRGWSYCERPGFMLVGAFLAAQLVATLIAVYAHWDFAKIHGVGWEWAGVIWLYSIVTYIPLDILKFIIRMGLSGSAWDNMLNNKTAFTNKKDYGKGEREAQWAKDQRTMHGLHVNESSKHGSHHREQSAELAEQAKRRAEASRLKELHTLKGHVESVVKLKGLDIDTIQQHYTV comes from the exons aTGGCTTCTGATATTACATTTGAAGACCTCAAAAATGAGAATGTTGATCTT GAAAACATTCCCGTCGATGAGGTCTTTAAGGCACTAAAATGTAACCGAGAAGGTCTATCATCCGAAGAAGGACAGAAAAGGCTCAGTATTTTTGGACCCAACAAGCTAGAGGAGAAAAAGGAGAGCAAGATACTCaagttcttgggttttatgTGGAATCCACTATCATGGGTTATGGAAGCAGCTGCTATTATGGCCATTGTATTGGCCAATGGAGGG GGCAAACCACCGGATTGGCAAGATTTCACTGGTATTACGGTGCTGCTTATCATTAACTCCACCATCAGTTTCATTGAGGAAAACAACGCAGGTAATGCCGCAGCCGCTTTGATGGCTGGGCTTGCACCCAAGACCAAG gtGCTGAGAGATGGAAAATGGAGCGAACAAGAGGCAGAAATATTGGTCCCAGGAGACGTGATCAGCATCAAGCTGGGAGATATTGTCCCAGCAGATGCTCGTCTCTTGGAGGGAGATCCCCTCAAGATTGACCAAGCTGCTCTCACTGGTGAGTCCTTGCCAGTCACAAGGCACCCTGGTGAGGAGGTCTTCTCTGGTTCCACCTGCAAGCAAGGTGAGATTGAAGCAGTCGTCATTGCCACCGGCGTCCACACCTTTTTTGGCAAGGCTGCACACCTTGTAGACAGCACCAACAATGTTGGTCACTTCCAAAAG GTGTTGACCGCCATTGGTAACTTCTGCATTTGCTCAATTGCTGTGGGAATGCTTGTTGAGATCGTTGTCATGTACCCAATCCAGCATAGGGCATATAGAGATGGTATTGACAACTTGTTGGTGCTTCTCATCGGAGGAATCCCCATTGCCATGCCCACAGTCTTGTCTGTGACCATGGCTATTGGGTCCCACCGTTTGTCTCAACAAGGTGCCATCACCAAGAGGATGACAGCTATTGAGGAAATGGCAGGAATGGATGTCCTTTGCAGTGATAAGACTGGAACTCTCACCCTTAACAAGCTTACCGTCGACAAGCAATTGATTGAG GTGTTTCCCTCTGGCATGGACGTCAACACCGTTGTCCTATATGCTGCCAGGGCTTCTAGGGTTGAAAACCAGGACGCCATTGATGCATCCATTGTTGGAATGTTGAGCGATCCAAAAGAG GCAAGAGCAGGAATCACTGAGGTGCACTTCTTGCCCTTTAATCCTGTGGACAAGCGCACTGCCATTACCTTCATTGACAGCAACGGCAACTGGCATAGAAGCAGCAAGGGCGCCCCTGAACAA ATCATTGAACTTTGTGACCTCAAGGGAGAGGTTTTGAAAAAGGCTCACACCATCATCGATCAGTTTGCTGATCGCGGTCTTCGTTCATTGGGTGTTGCTCGCCAG ACTGTTTCAGAAAAGACCAAGGAGAGTGCAGGTGAAGCATGGGAGTTCTTGGGTCTCTTGCCTCTCTTTGACCCTCCAAGGCATGACAGTGCTGAAACCATTCGCCGCGCTCTCGACCTCGGCGTCAATGTTAAGATGATCACTGGTGACCAACTTGCCATTGGTAAAGAAACCGGCCGCAGGCTTGGAATGGGAACTAACATGTACCCTTCTTCCTCCCTCCTTGGTGGCAGTAAGGACGAGGCCATTGCAACCATCCCAGTCGATGAACTGATTGAGATGGCTGATGGATTTGCTGGAGTCTTTCCTG AGCACAAGTACGAGATTGTAAAGAGGTTGCAGGATAGAAAACACATCGTTGGAATGACCGGAGATGGTGTGAACGATGCACCAGCACTGAAGAAGGCCGACATTGGTATCGCAGTGGCCGATGCAACTGACGCCGCCAGGAGTGCCTCTGACATTGTTCTGACTGAGCCTGGACTCAGTGTGATCATCAGTGCTGTGTTGACAAGCAGAGCCATCTTCCAGAGGATGAAGAACTACACAATCTACGCTGTTTCCATCACAATCCGTATTGTGCTTGGGTTCCTCCTCGTTGCTCTCATCTGGAAGTTCGACTTCTCACCTTTCATGGTTCTAGTCATTGCAATTTTAAATGATGGAACCATCATGACCATCTCCAAGGACAGAGTGAAGCCATCTCCAGTTCCTGACTCATGGAAGCTCAACGAAATCTTTGCCACCGGTGTTGTTCTGGGAACATACATGGCAGTCACCAGTGCATGCTTTTTCTATATCATCCATGACACTACTTTATTCTCT AAGCATTTTGGTGTCTCCGACATATCAACAAGTGAGGAGCAGCTTAACTCTGCTCTGTACCTTCAAGTGAGTATTATCAGCCAGGCATTGATCTTTGTAACAAGGTCAAGGGGCTGGTCTTATTGTGAACGCCCTGGTTTCATGCTTGTTGGAGCCTTCCTTGCTGCACAATTG GTGGCAACTCTCATCGCTGTGTACGCACACTGGGACTTTGCCAAGATCCATGGAGTTGGGTGGGAATGGGCTGGAGTCATCTGGCTCTACAGCATTGTTACTTACATCCCTCTTGACATCCTTAAGTTCATTATCCGCATGGGACTCTCAGGTAGTGCCTGGGACAACATGCTCAACAACAAG ACTGCATTCACCAACAAGAAGGACTATGGAAAGGGTGAGAGGGAAGCTCAATGGGCAAAGGATCAGCGCACAATGCACGGTCTTCATGTTAACGAATCCTCAAAGCACGGCAGCCACCACCGCGAGCAATCGGCTGAACTAGCCGAGCAAGCCAAGAGACGTGCTGAGGCTTCTAG GCTAAAAGAGCTCCACACACTCAAGGGACACGTTGAATCGGTTGTGAAGCTAAAGGGTCTTGACATTGACACCATTCAACAACATTACACAGTTTAG
- the LOC107478528 gene encoding ATPase 8, plasma membrane-type-like isoform X2 codes for MASDITFEDLKNENVDLENIPVDEVFKALKCNREGLSSEEGQKRLSIFGPNKLEEKKESKILKFLGFMWNPLSWVMEAAAIMAIVLANGGGKPPDWQDFTGITVLLIINSTISFIEENNAGNAAAALMAGLAPKTKVLRDGKWSEQEAEILVPGDVISIKLGDIVPADARLLEGDPLKIDQAALTGESLPVTRHPGEEVFSGSTCKQGEIEAVVIATGVHTFFGKAAHLVDSTNNVGHFQKVLTAIGNFCICSIAVGMLVEIVVMYPIQHRAYRDGIDNLLVLLIGGIPIAMPTVLSVTMAIGSHRLSQQGAITKRMTAIEEMAGMDVLCSDKTGTLTLNKLTVDKQLIEVFPSGMDVNTVVLYAARASRVENQDAIDASIVGMLSDPKEARAGITEVHFLPFNPVDKRTAITFIDSNGNWHRSSKGAPEQIIELCDLKGEVLKKAHTIIDQFADRGLRSLGVARQVRTVSEKTKESAGEAWEFLGLLPLFDPPRHDSAETIRRALDLGVNVKMITGDQLAIGKETGRRLGMGTNMYPSSSLLGGSKDEAIATIPVDELIEMADGFAGVFPEHKYEIVKRLQDRKHIVGMTGDGVNDAPALKKADIGIAVADATDAARSASDIVLTEPGLSVIISAVLTSRAIFQRMKNYTIYAVSITIRIVLGFLLVALIWKFDFSPFMVLVIAILNDGTIMTISKDRVKPSPVPDSWKLNEIFATGVVLGTYMAVTSACFFYIIHDTTLFSKHFGVSDISTSEEQLNSALYLQVSIISQALIFVTRSRGWSYCERPGFMLVGAFLAAQLVATLIAVYAHWDFAKIHGVGWEWAGVIWLYSIVTYIPLDILKFIIRMGLSGSAWDNMLNNKTAFTNKKDYGKGEREAQWAKDQRTMHGLHVNESSKHGSHHREQSAELAEQAKRRAEASRLKELHTLKGHVESVVKLKGLDIDTIQQHYTV; via the exons aTGGCTTCTGATATTACATTTGAAGACCTCAAAAATGAGAATGTTGATCTT GAAAACATTCCCGTCGATGAGGTCTTTAAGGCACTAAAATGTAACCGAGAAGGTCTATCATCCGAAGAAGGACAGAAAAGGCTCAGTATTTTTGGACCCAACAAGCTAGAGGAGAAAAAGGAGAGCAAGATACTCaagttcttgggttttatgTGGAATCCACTATCATGGGTTATGGAAGCAGCTGCTATTATGGCCATTGTATTGGCCAATGGAGGG GGCAAACCACCGGATTGGCAAGATTTCACTGGTATTACGGTGCTGCTTATCATTAACTCCACCATCAGTTTCATTGAGGAAAACAACGCAGGTAATGCCGCAGCCGCTTTGATGGCTGGGCTTGCACCCAAGACCAAG gtGCTGAGAGATGGAAAATGGAGCGAACAAGAGGCAGAAATATTGGTCCCAGGAGACGTGATCAGCATCAAGCTGGGAGATATTGTCCCAGCAGATGCTCGTCTCTTGGAGGGAGATCCCCTCAAGATTGACCAAGCTGCTCTCACTGGTGAGTCCTTGCCAGTCACAAGGCACCCTGGTGAGGAGGTCTTCTCTGGTTCCACCTGCAAGCAAGGTGAGATTGAAGCAGTCGTCATTGCCACCGGCGTCCACACCTTTTTTGGCAAGGCTGCACACCTTGTAGACAGCACCAACAATGTTGGTCACTTCCAAAAG GTGTTGACCGCCATTGGTAACTTCTGCATTTGCTCAATTGCTGTGGGAATGCTTGTTGAGATCGTTGTCATGTACCCAATCCAGCATAGGGCATATAGAGATGGTATTGACAACTTGTTGGTGCTTCTCATCGGAGGAATCCCCATTGCCATGCCCACAGTCTTGTCTGTGACCATGGCTATTGGGTCCCACCGTTTGTCTCAACAAGGTGCCATCACCAAGAGGATGACAGCTATTGAGGAAATGGCAGGAATGGATGTCCTTTGCAGTGATAAGACTGGAACTCTCACCCTTAACAAGCTTACCGTCGACAAGCAATTGATTGAG GTGTTTCCCTCTGGCATGGACGTCAACACCGTTGTCCTATATGCTGCCAGGGCTTCTAGGGTTGAAAACCAGGACGCCATTGATGCATCCATTGTTGGAATGTTGAGCGATCCAAAAGAG GCAAGAGCAGGAATCACTGAGGTGCACTTCTTGCCCTTTAATCCTGTGGACAAGCGCACTGCCATTACCTTCATTGACAGCAACGGCAACTGGCATAGAAGCAGCAAGGGCGCCCCTGAACAA ATCATTGAACTTTGTGACCTCAAGGGAGAGGTTTTGAAAAAGGCTCACACCATCATCGATCAGTTTGCTGATCGCGGTCTTCGTTCATTGGGTGTTGCTCGCCAGGTGAGA ACTGTTTCAGAAAAGACCAAGGAGAGTGCAGGTGAAGCATGGGAGTTCTTGGGTCTCTTGCCTCTCTTTGACCCTCCAAGGCATGACAGTGCTGAAACCATTCGCCGCGCTCTCGACCTCGGCGTCAATGTTAAGATGATCACTGGTGACCAACTTGCCATTGGTAAAGAAACCGGCCGCAGGCTTGGAATGGGAACTAACATGTACCCTTCTTCCTCCCTCCTTGGTGGCAGTAAGGACGAGGCCATTGCAACCATCCCAGTCGATGAACTGATTGAGATGGCTGATGGATTTGCTGGAGTCTTTCCTG AGCACAAGTACGAGATTGTAAAGAGGTTGCAGGATAGAAAACACATCGTTGGAATGACCGGAGATGGTGTGAACGATGCACCAGCACTGAAGAAGGCCGACATTGGTATCGCAGTGGCCGATGCAACTGACGCCGCCAGGAGTGCCTCTGACATTGTTCTGACTGAGCCTGGACTCAGTGTGATCATCAGTGCTGTGTTGACAAGCAGAGCCATCTTCCAGAGGATGAAGAACTACACAATCTACGCTGTTTCCATCACAATCCGTATTGTGCTTGGGTTCCTCCTCGTTGCTCTCATCTGGAAGTTCGACTTCTCACCTTTCATGGTTCTAGTCATTGCAATTTTAAATGATGGAACCATCATGACCATCTCCAAGGACAGAGTGAAGCCATCTCCAGTTCCTGACTCATGGAAGCTCAACGAAATCTTTGCCACCGGTGTTGTTCTGGGAACATACATGGCAGTCACCAGTGCATGCTTTTTCTATATCATCCATGACACTACTTTATTCTCT AAGCATTTTGGTGTCTCCGACATATCAACAAGTGAGGAGCAGCTTAACTCTGCTCTGTACCTTCAAGTGAGTATTATCAGCCAGGCATTGATCTTTGTAACAAGGTCAAGGGGCTGGTCTTATTGTGAACGCCCTGGTTTCATGCTTGTTGGAGCCTTCCTTGCTGCACAATTG GTGGCAACTCTCATCGCTGTGTACGCACACTGGGACTTTGCCAAGATCCATGGAGTTGGGTGGGAATGGGCTGGAGTCATCTGGCTCTACAGCATTGTTACTTACATCCCTCTTGACATCCTTAAGTTCATTATCCGCATGGGACTCTCAGGTAGTGCCTGGGACAACATGCTCAACAACAAG ACTGCATTCACCAACAAGAAGGACTATGGAAAGGGTGAGAGGGAAGCTCAATGGGCAAAGGATCAGCGCACAATGCACGGTCTTCATGTTAACGAATCCTCAAAGCACGGCAGCCACCACCGCGAGCAATCGGCTGAACTAGCCGAGCAAGCCAAGAGACGTGCTGAGGCTTCTAG GCTAAAAGAGCTCCACACACTCAAGGGACACGTTGAATCGGTTGTGAAGCTAAAGGGTCTTGACATTGACACCATTCAACAACATTACACAGTTTAG
- the LOC107478530 gene encoding uncharacterized protein LOC107478530, translating to MKGLNLWPNPNSCILRRSSSSKLNAVNRVSRPPSPVVRFHCSLSQRSLRCAVLGAGFAGLSVVWHLLKHSPKELDLRIDIYDEVGIGGGASGISGGLLHPYSPKVNLLWEGAQCWKDSMKLLKVAEEASVSRDCKIGQSDENMKAFAYQKRGILRLATNLKNMTKLNANVKTSLPSCRVDGLSKEAAQELVPGICVPFDTAFYMPEALNIQSQNYLQALFWSCENLVTESSTFDSGKKLLQLHRRPVNRLSEFDGEYDAVIICLGAKVNMLPEFSGRLPLRTCRGVIAHLELPDDISEGYPERGPSILSDAWIAVKSPRELHVGSTWEWKSSNSSPSVSPDEASSALSELLPKASVIYPRIMNWDFTGARAGLRAMPPLTSLGSLPLLGCINDIMEGNQTCKYWLFGGLGARGLLYHGWLGNLMAHAVLSSDEGLIPLELTSWKNTTQFSDFNKQTEFH from the exons ATGAAGGGTCTCAATCTATGGCCGAACCCTAATTCTTGCATTTTACGCCGTTCATCATCTTCCAAACTTAACGCTGTCAATCGTGTTTCTCGCCCACCTTCCCCAGTTGTTCGGTTCCATTGTTCTCTAAGTCAACGTTCTCTCAG GTGCGCGGTGCTTGGTGCTGGATTCGCTGGGCTCTCCGTTGTTTGGCATTTGTTGAAG CACAGTCCGAAGGAGTTGGACCTAAGAATTGACATATATGATGAAGTGGGCATCGGTGGGGGTGCCTCTGGGATTTCTGGGGGTCTTCTTCACCCTTATTCGCCAAAAG TAAACCTTCTCTGGGAGGGTGCTCAGTGTTGGAAAGATAGCATGAAGCTTTTGAAAGTAGCTGAAGAAGCTAGTGTTTCCAGGGACTGCAAAATTGGACAATCTGATGAAAATATGAAAGCTTTTGCTTATCAGAAAAG GGGGATCTTAAGACTGGCAACAAATCTGAAGAATATGACCAAATTGAATGCT AATGTCAAAACTTCGCTTCCAAGCTGCAGAGTAGATGGCCTTAGTAAAGAAGCAGCTCAGGAGCTCGTACCTGGGATATGTGTACCATTTGACACAGCTTTCTATATGCCTGAAGCACTTAATATCCAATCTCAAAACTATCTTCAG GCACTTTTCTGGTCATGTGAGAATTTGGTGACAGAATCCTCTACTTTTGACTCTGGAAAGAAATTGCTCCAGTTGCACAGACGACCTGTCAATAGACTTTCCGAGTTTGATG GAGAATATGATGCAGTCATCATATGCTTAGGGGCCAAAGTGAACATGCTTCCTGAGTTCTCTGGTAGGCTTCCTTTGAGGACATGTAGAGGTGTTATTGCGCACCTGGAATTGCCCGATGATATAAG CGAAGGTTATCCTGAGCGTGGACCCTCGATACTATCAGATGCATGGATTGCCGTTAAGAGTCCTCGTGAACTGCATGTCGGTTCAACATGGGAGTGGAAATCGAGCAACTCCTCACCCAGTGTTTCACCGGATGAAGCATCAAGTGCTCTTTCGGAGCTTCTGCCAAAGGCCTCTGTCATTTATCCCAGAATAATGAATTGGGATTTCACCGGAGCAAGAGCTGGTCTTAGGGCAATGCCACCACTCACTTCCCTCGGGTCGCTTCCACTTTTGGGTTGTATCAATGATATCATGGAAGGAAATCAAACTTGCAAGTATTGGCTTTTTGGAGGGTTAGGTGCAAGGGGGTTGTTGTACCATGGGTGGCTAGGTAATTTGATGGCACATGCTGTGCTTTCCTCTGATGAAGGACTAATTCCTTTGGAGTTGACTTCTTGGAAGAACACCACCCAATTTTCAGATTTCAATAAGCAAACAGAATTCCACTAA